The Kosmotoga olearia TBF 19.5.1 sequence ATTAGTCTCGATGAGCTTAGCGAATTTGTGGACTTTAAAACCCTTGGATTGTTGCTTGGTATGATGATAATACTCCCTTTCATAGAAGAATCCGGATTTTTCCAGTTCGTTGCGATAACCGTTGTGAAGTTAAGCCGAGGAAATTTTCGCCTGCTTTTTGTGGTTACTTCGGTTATTGTTGCCATCTCTTCCGCTTTTTTGAACAATGTCAGCACCGTTATGGTTTTTGTCCCTGTGGTTCTTGCAGTTACCGAGACCATTGGCAAGAACCCTTTCCCCTATCTCGTAATGATAATCCTTTCTGCGAATCTCGGAGGTGCTGCAACCCTGATTGGTGATCCACCTAACATGCTTGTGGGTTTTGCAGCTGAAAAGAGTTTTAACGATTTTCTGGTAAATGTAGCTCCCGTAGTAGGAATAACAATCTTTACTGTGATTATTCTGCTATTGTGGAAAGAGGGAAAATATTTTAAACTGGATGCAGAAGAAAAAGTTATTCTGAGAAGGTTTTCTCAGACCAATCCTAAAAGTCAGATTCGTGATAAGAAATTGATGGCAAAATCTCTGCTGGTCTTTGTTGGTGCTTTAATAGGATTCATGCTTCCACCGTCTCTGGGAATAGATCCGGCACTTGTATCACTCCTGGCTGCAGCTGTACTTCTCTTCTTGCTCAGGGTTGACTCCGAGACGATGGAGAAAGTGTTTAAGAAAATAGAATGGGGAACTATTTTCTTTTTCCTTGGAATGTTCACCCTTGTCTACGGTCTGGAAGCTGTGGGGGTTATGGAGTATCTCGTGAATGGACTTGTTCATCTGTTTCCATCGCCGATTTTCCTGTTACTTTTTGTTCTATGGTTCCCGCTATTGATGGCTGGATTGGTTAGCGCTGTACCAATGGTGATGATAATGATACCAATCGTCGAAAACATAATCCATAATAGTAGTCTTATTTTTTCAACGAACACCGGCCTGGCAGATACTTTGTGGTGGGCTCTCGTTCTTGGAGCATGTTACGGTGGAAATGGTACAATCGTTGGAGCAGCAGCAAATATAGTGGTAAGCGGAATGAGTCAGAAACTCGAGAGAGGAAAACTTACTTTTTCAGAGTATTTCAGATACAGCTTCCCCATAGTCATCGTTACAGGAGTGATAGCGAGTTTGTATGTTTTATTCAGATACTATATTGCGCTATAAGGAGGTGCTTGAATTGTCAAAAT is a genomic window containing:
- a CDS encoding ArsB/NhaD family transporter yields the protein MAFVYGAIVLFLMGIVYYFLISNKMDKAASAFAAGAILLFLTAIFTNTYPELVPEAIKKISLDELSEFVDFKTLGLLLGMMIILPFIEESGFFQFVAITVVKLSRGNFRLLFVVTSVIVAISSAFLNNVSTVMVFVPVVLAVTETIGKNPFPYLVMIILSANLGGAATLIGDPPNMLVGFAAEKSFNDFLVNVAPVVGITIFTVIILLLWKEGKYFKLDAEEKVILRRFSQTNPKSQIRDKKLMAKSLLVFVGALIGFMLPPSLGIDPALVSLLAAAVLLFLLRVDSETMEKVFKKIEWGTIFFFLGMFTLVYGLEAVGVMEYLVNGLVHLFPSPIFLLLFVLWFPLLMAGLVSAVPMVMIMIPIVENIIHNSSLIFSTNTGLADTLWWALVLGACYGGNGTIVGAAANIVVSGMSQKLERGKLTFSEYFRYSFPIVIVTGVIASLYVLFRYYIAL